Proteins co-encoded in one Nitrospirota bacterium genomic window:
- the lpxK gene encoding tetraacyldisaccharide 4'-kinase: MTLPEFLYYIGYSLDKRYKLKRQKRLPHKVISIGNITAGGTGKTPAAIAVAEEAKRRGFYPVILTRGYKGKAKGPCFVQKSEIKNDSSLLYGDEPVLMSEILKDVLIVKCADRYKGGMFAIKNLKFQISNFKSQIVFILDDGFQHWQLFRDKNILLIDAENPFDNRRLLPVGLLREPLKEIERADIIVLTKTGDIRQAMIEDIVGEIKSYNSKAPLFLSMHKPSGFVKLSGETMPLEWAKEGLFSFFAFCGIGSPESFRKTVLSTGCSLKGLKKYSDHYTYKQEDIEDIIKEAKAGNAGWIVTTEKDLVRLRGLRLPENLVALTIRFAIDEKFYAEVFKC; the protein is encoded by the coding sequence ATGACACTCCCTGAATTTCTTTATTACATCGGGTATTCGCTTGATAAACGCTATAAGCTGAAAAGACAGAAGCGTCTCCCTCATAAAGTAATCAGCATCGGCAATATCACTGCCGGAGGCACAGGGAAGACGCCTGCAGCAATCGCCGTTGCAGAAGAGGCAAAGAGAAGAGGGTTCTATCCGGTGATACTTACAAGGGGATATAAAGGAAAGGCGAAGGGGCCGTGTTTTGTACAGAAGTCAGAAATAAAAAATGACTCGTCACTGCTTTACGGTGATGAGCCTGTCTTGATGTCCGAGATATTAAAGGATGTCCTTATTGTAAAATGCGCTGACAGATACAAAGGAGGAATGTTTGCTATTAAAAATCTCAAATTTCAAATCTCAAATTTCAAATCTCAAATAGTTTTCATCCTTGACGACGGCTTCCAGCACTGGCAGCTTTTCAGGGATAAGAACATTCTGTTAATAGATGCCGAGAATCCTTTTGACAACAGACGGCTTCTGCCTGTCGGCTTGCTAAGAGAGCCTCTTAAGGAAATAGAAAGGGCAGACATTATAGTCCTGACAAAAACAGGCGATATTCGTCAGGCAATGATTGAAGACATAGTTGGAGAAATAAAGAGCTATAACTCAAAAGCTCCGCTATTCCTTTCTATGCATAAACCGTCAGGGTTTGTGAAATTGTCAGGGGAAACAATGCCGCTTGAATGGGCCAAGGAGGGTCTTTTTTCCTTTTTTGCGTTCTGCGGCATAGGCAGCCCTGAATCATTCAGGAAAACTGTTTTGTCCACAGGATGCAGCCTAAAGGGCCTTAAAAAATACAGCGACCATTACACTTATAAACAAGAGGACATTGAAGACATCATTAAAGAAGCAAAAGCAGGAAATGCAGGCTGGATTGTTACAACAGAAAAAGACCTGGTCAGGCTCAGAGGCCTGCGTTTGCCGGAAAATCTTGTTGCTCTCACAATCAGGTTTGCAATTGATGAGAAGTTTTA